Proteins found in one Sporosarcina sp. FSL K6-3457 genomic segment:
- a CDS encoding TetR/AcrR family transcriptional regulator, giving the protein MENRKSQIVELALRNIREKGYLSFSYDDLAKELGVTKASIHYHFIKKEDLGFAVCTKIKKGLEKSYVDIDQAQINFEDKPWEFMASRAKQIGNNEVCPLSSLQADFNFLPVTMQESIQQISQMEIDYLKKLLEDIKKEGKLQPTIDTAALATLLISSVKGALQYRRVVGEDLVSTVFDQLKQLVYGNSKS; this is encoded by the coding sequence ATGGAAAATAGAAAATCACAAATTGTTGAGCTAGCACTCAGAAATATTCGAGAAAAGGGTTATTTATCTTTTAGTTATGATGATTTAGCGAAAGAACTTGGTGTAACGAAAGCAAGCATTCATTATCATTTCATTAAGAAAGAGGATTTAGGTTTTGCCGTGTGTACAAAAATAAAAAAAGGACTAGAAAAATCTTATGTAGACATTGATCAAGCTCAAATCAATTTTGAAGATAAACCATGGGAGTTTATGGCGAGTAGGGCTAAACAAATAGGAAACAATGAGGTATGTCCTTTATCGTCTTTACAGGCAGATTTTAATTTTTTGCCAGTTACTATGCAAGAGAGCATACAACAAATAAGTCAGATGGAAATAGATTATCTCAAAAAACTTCTTGAAGACATTAAAAAAGAGGGGAAACTTCAACCGACAATTGATACAGCAGCATTAGCTACGCTTCTTATATCTAGTGTAAAAGGTGCGCTGCAATATAGACGTGTAGTGGGAGAAGATTTAGTTTCTACGGTATTTGATCAATTAAAACAGCTAGTCTATGGAAATAGTAAGTCATGA
- a CDS encoding DUF4870 domain-containing protein yields MESKYDSFDNKGLKILVHASAFFMPFLVPFIIYLVVADAAVKRVAVQAILFQVVMGILITISIVLSIILIGIPFLIIFGLMTIIIPIMGIIKTLSGETYNYPIVGRWF; encoded by the coding sequence ATGGAAAGTAAGTATGATTCTTTTGATAATAAAGGATTGAAAATATTGGTACATGCGAGTGCTTTTTTCATGCCCTTTTTAGTACCATTTATTATTTACTTGGTTGTAGCGGATGCAGCAGTGAAAAGAGTAGCGGTTCAAGCTATTTTGTTTCAAGTTGTGATGGGGATATTGATTACCATTTCGATTGTGTTGAGTATCATCCTTATCGGCATTCCATTCCTTATTATATTTGGTTTGATGACGATTATTATTCCGATAATGGGGATTATCAAGACGCTTAGTGGCGAAACGTATAATTATCCGATTGTTGGTAGATGGTTTTAA
- a CDS encoding MFS transporter, with amino-acid sequence MTVDKKRSMFALLALAVSAFAIGTTEFVSVGLLPLIAHDLDISVTTAGLTVSLYAVGVMVGAPILTSLTSRMPRKSLLLWIMIIFIVGNGIAASATSVTILLVARVIAAFAHGVFMSIGSTIAADLVPENRRASAISIMFTGLTVATITGVPFGTFIGQQFGWRFAFVAIVVIGIVGFIANSVLVPSDLRQSAPTSIRDQMKLVTNGRILLVLSITALGYGGTFVVFTYLSPLLQTITGFGQGTIVIILLAYGVAIAIGNMIGGKLSNKNPIHALFYMFIAQAIVLLILTFTAPFKVVGLVTVLFMGLFAFMNVPGLQVYVVMLAERFVPSAVDVASAMNIAAFNAGIAIGAYVGGVVTDSIGLIHTAWIGAIMVMVAALLTGVSRMLERKDQQRLKLS; translated from the coding sequence ATGACTGTAGATAAAAAGAGAAGTATGTTTGCGCTGCTTGCGTTAGCGGTCAGTGCATTTGCAATTGGAACAACTGAGTTTGTGAGTGTAGGGCTGTTGCCGTTGATAGCGCACGACTTAGATATATCGGTGACAACAGCGGGATTGACTGTTTCACTGTATGCGGTAGGCGTAATGGTAGGTGCACCGATTTTAACATCGCTCACTTCAAGAATGCCACGGAAATCATTGTTGTTGTGGATTATGATAATCTTTATAGTTGGGAATGGCATTGCGGCGAGTGCAACAAGTGTTACCATTTTATTGGTCGCTCGTGTCATTGCAGCCTTTGCCCATGGTGTATTTATGTCGATTGGCTCGACAATTGCAGCTGATTTAGTGCCCGAAAATCGTAGAGCAAGCGCGATTTCAATCATGTTTACAGGACTCACTGTAGCGACGATTACAGGCGTTCCGTTTGGTACGTTCATTGGTCAGCAGTTTGGTTGGCGCTTTGCCTTTGTGGCAATTGTTGTCATAGGAATTGTCGGGTTTATCGCGAATAGTGTTCTTGTTCCATCAGATTTACGACAAAGTGCTCCGACAAGCATACGGGACCAAATGAAGCTTGTCACGAATGGTCGGATATTGCTGGTCTTGAGTATTACAGCGCTAGGGTATGGGGGAACGTTTGTCGTATTCACCTACTTATCCCCATTACTTCAGACAATAACCGGATTTGGGCAAGGTACAATTGTGATAATCTTATTAGCTTATGGGGTCGCCATTGCGATTGGTAATATGATTGGCGGTAAGCTATCAAACAAAAATCCGATTCATGCGTTGTTTTATATGTTTATAGCACAAGCAATTGTACTACTCATTTTAACATTTACAGCACCATTCAAAGTCGTTGGTTTAGTCACGGTACTCTTCATGGGCTTGTTTGCATTCATGAACGTGCCTGGACTGCAAGTGTACGTCGTGATGTTAGCGGAACGCTTTGTCCCAAGCGCAGTAGATGTTGCTTCAGCTATGAACATTGCTGCATTTAATGCAGGGATTGCCATCGGTGCGTATGTGGGCGGAGTGGTAACGGATTCGATAGGACTCATTCATACTGCTTGGATTGGCGCGATAATGGTTATGGTTGCGGCGCTATTAACAGGGGTTAGTCGAATGCTAGAAAGAAAAGATCAACAGCGATTGAAACTGTCTTAA
- the nagZ gene encoding beta-N-acetylhexosaminidase, which translates to MNRHGTVVFWVICCLLLLSGCFQSAPKESSKDESETISPMVDFPEKVPVIIEPPQIVVSPIDEMIGQMTLTEKIGQLLMIGVDGTVFSDEMDNLIRNYHVGGVIMMGRNVSTTPEMLQLMNDIKKANEPNKIPLFMSVDEEGGRVSRLPAGIPKLPASAKMGQQYDETVSYRAGSYLAEVLQEFGYNMNFAPVLDINSNPKNPVIGDRSLGTDSGLVSSLGIATMRGMTDNGVISVVKHFPGHGDTIVDSHKALPKVKTSLERLRKVELVPFQQAIEAAADAVMVAHILFPALDPDYPSSMSKAIITDLLRNDMQFEGVVITDDLTMGAIANNYTIPEAAVQSFIAGSDLLLIVNGYDNQINTVNAFVKAFEAGDITEQRLNESVKRILILKEKYDVTDDVKESVDVEKLNELYQKFIIHLK; encoded by the coding sequence ATGAATCGTCATGGTACAGTCGTTTTTTGGGTTATCTGTTGTCTCTTGTTACTATCAGGATGTTTCCAATCAGCACCAAAGGAGAGTAGCAAAGACGAAAGTGAAACAATATCTCCGATGGTAGACTTTCCCGAAAAAGTGCCGGTTATTATCGAGCCACCCCAAATTGTCGTTTCACCGATTGATGAGATGATTGGTCAAATGACATTGACGGAAAAGATTGGACAGCTTCTTATGATAGGAGTAGATGGAACGGTATTTTCGGACGAGATGGACAATCTTATTCGAAATTATCATGTCGGTGGCGTGATTATGATGGGTAGAAATGTCTCGACAACGCCGGAAATGCTGCAGTTGATGAATGACATAAAAAAAGCAAATGAGCCGAACAAAATCCCTTTATTCATGTCTGTTGATGAAGAAGGAGGTAGGGTTTCAAGGTTGCCGGCAGGGATTCCTAAACTACCGGCAAGTGCAAAAATGGGTCAGCAATATGATGAAACAGTAAGTTATCGTGCTGGTAGTTATCTAGCTGAAGTGCTTCAGGAATTTGGCTACAATATGAATTTTGCACCTGTGTTGGACATCAATAGTAATCCGAAAAACCCGGTGATTGGGGATCGATCATTGGGGACAGATTCCGGGCTAGTTTCAAGTTTAGGCATTGCGACTATGCGTGGTATGACGGATAATGGCGTTATTTCAGTTGTTAAACATTTTCCGGGGCACGGGGATACAATTGTGGATTCACATAAGGCATTGCCGAAGGTGAAAACATCGTTGGAAAGGCTGCGAAAAGTGGAGCTTGTCCCTTTTCAACAAGCCATTGAAGCAGCTGCTGATGCTGTCATGGTCGCTCATATTTTATTCCCAGCACTTGATCCAGATTATCCTTCGTCCATGTCCAAAGCGATTATTACAGACCTATTGCGCAATGATATGCAATTTGAAGGCGTCGTTATCACAGATGATTTAACAATGGGCGCCATCGCGAATAACTATACCATTCCAGAAGCAGCAGTTCAGTCCTTCATTGCAGGAAGTGATTTGTTACTCATTGTGAACGGTTATGATAATCAAATCAATACGGTTAATGCATTTGTGAAGGCTTTTGAGGCAGGAGACATTACGGAACAGCGGTTGAATGAAAGTGTAAAACGGATTTTGATACTCAAAGAGAAGTATGATGTGACAGATGATGTCAAGGAGTCCGTTGATGTGGAAAAACTGAACGAGCTTTATCAAAAATTCATCATCCATTTGAAATAA
- a CDS encoding aldo/keto reductase, whose translation MKNLQSTTTLHNGVEMPWFGLGVFKVEEGQELVNAVKTAIEYGYRSIDTAAIYGNEAGVGQGTRAANVAREDLFITSKVWNSEQGYEATLAAYEESLTKLGLDYLDLYLIHWPVAGKYKETWLALETLYKEGRVKAIGVSNFQIPHLEELMKDAEIKPMVNQVELHPRLTQKELQAFCQQHGIQLGAWSPLMQGQLLDNPELQKIADKHGKSVAQIILRWDLQNGVVTIPKSTKAHRIAENATVFDFELTVEDMKQIDSLNQNQRVGPDPDNFDF comes from the coding sequence ATGAAAAACTTACAATCTACAACAACATTGCATAACGGTGTGGAAATGCCTTGGTTTGGTCTGGGCGTCTTTAAAGTGGAAGAAGGGCAGGAGCTCGTGAATGCAGTAAAAACTGCGATTGAATATGGCTATCGTAGTATTGATACGGCAGCTATTTATGGCAATGAAGCAGGAGTCGGGCAAGGGACACGTGCAGCAAATGTTGCGAGGGAAGATCTATTTATCACGTCGAAGGTTTGGAATTCAGAACAAGGGTACGAGGCAACACTTGCGGCATATGAAGAAAGCTTAACGAAGCTAGGATTGGATTATTTGGACCTCTATCTCATTCATTGGCCAGTAGCCGGTAAGTATAAAGAGACTTGGCTTGCATTGGAAACACTTTATAAAGAGGGACGGGTCAAAGCAATCGGGGTTAGTAACTTCCAAATTCCCCATCTTGAAGAGTTGATGAAAGATGCGGAAATTAAGCCAATGGTTAACCAAGTGGAGCTCCATCCACGTTTGACGCAAAAAGAACTACAAGCATTTTGTCAGCAACACGGCATTCAGTTGGGCGCATGGTCTCCGCTGATGCAAGGTCAGCTGCTTGATAATCCGGAACTTCAGAAGATTGCCGATAAACACGGAAAGTCTGTTGCCCAAATTATTTTACGTTGGGATTTACAAAATGGCGTCGTGACAATTCCGAAATCAACGAAAGCCCATCGTATTGCCGAAAACGCAACTGTGTTTGATTTTGAATTAACAGTAGAAGATATGAAGCAGATTGATAGCTTGAATCAGAATCAGCGTGTGGGTCCAGATCCGGATAACTTTGATTTTTAA
- a CDS encoding winged helix-turn-helix transcriptional regulator, which produces MIKKKYNISVEATLEVIGGKWKCVILCHLTHGKKRTNELKRLMPDITQKMLTQQLRELEADGVINRIAYNQVPPKVEYELSEYGLSLENILDALCAWGAVHITKVYGDKFSVLEDSILNDKLKS; this is translated from the coding sequence ATGATAAAAAAGAAGTACAATATATCTGTAGAAGCAACATTAGAAGTCATCGGGGGTAAGTGGAAATGTGTCATTCTATGCCATTTAACACATGGTAAAAAACGAACAAACGAATTGAAGCGCCTCATGCCTGATATCACGCAAAAAATGCTTACGCAGCAACTACGTGAGTTAGAAGCAGATGGCGTCATTAACCGGATCGCTTACAACCAAGTGCCGCCAAAAGTAGAATATGAACTGAGCGAATACGGTTTAAGTTTGGAAAATATATTAGATGCACTATGTGCGTGGGGGGCTGTACATATCACGAAGGTCTATGGAGATAAATTTTCTGTCTTAGAGGACAGCATTTTAAATGATAAACTGAAATCATAA